From a region of the Tenggerimyces flavus genome:
- a CDS encoding N-acetylglucosamine kinase — protein sequence MDRGYVIGIDSGGSHTRVACVDLEGTVRGTGRGPGGSPNHNVDARRHVRDAIHQAMEAANVKPPQVVAMVSGMAGFDQEDDLKWAAGFLDLDGLGCRAHVVNDAMVAQAGAFAGEPGIVAIAGTGSMILAVAEDGEVIRNDRYRHYAGGARHLVFDLMARILIDEDTAADAVLVEEICRYWGVSDKPGLRAKARELEAADYNEAKRFYGRMAPLVTAAADSAPVAGAACDRLAHFTCVGIRLLAAHFPSPTVRVALLGGLARSPAFAGRVSVELAGVAPAGRFHVTDPALPPVAGAALLALQRAGVVVDGPVIERLAAGTSHLTT from the coding sequence ATGGACCGCGGGTACGTGATCGGCATCGACTCCGGCGGCAGCCATACCCGAGTGGCGTGCGTCGACCTCGAAGGCACCGTGCGGGGAACGGGGCGAGGCCCGGGTGGCAGCCCCAACCACAACGTCGACGCCAGGCGTCATGTCCGCGACGCGATCCACCAGGCGATGGAGGCGGCGAACGTCAAGCCGCCGCAGGTCGTCGCGATGGTGTCGGGGATGGCGGGCTTCGACCAGGAAGACGATCTGAAGTGGGCGGCCGGGTTCCTCGACCTCGACGGTCTCGGCTGCCGGGCACACGTCGTCAACGACGCGATGGTCGCCCAGGCGGGAGCGTTCGCCGGCGAGCCCGGGATCGTCGCGATCGCGGGAACGGGATCGATGATCCTGGCGGTCGCCGAGGACGGCGAGGTGATCCGCAACGACCGCTACCGCCACTACGCCGGCGGGGCACGGCACCTGGTGTTCGACCTGATGGCGCGGATCCTGATCGACGAGGACACCGCGGCGGACGCCGTACTGGTCGAGGAGATCTGCCGGTACTGGGGCGTGTCCGACAAGCCCGGGTTGCGGGCGAAGGCGCGGGAACTCGAGGCCGCGGACTACAACGAGGCCAAGCGCTTCTACGGCCGGATGGCTCCCCTGGTCACCGCCGCCGCTGACTCCGCGCCGGTCGCGGGCGCCGCCTGCGACCGGCTCGCGCACTTCACCTGCGTGGGCATCCGCCTGCTCGCCGCCCACTTCCCTTCGCCGACGGTGCGGGTAGCCCTGCTCGGAGGGCTCGCCCGTTCCCCTGCGTTCGCCGGTCGGGTGTCGGTCGAGCTCGCGGGGGTCGCTCCCGCTGGGCGGTTCCACGTCACCGATCCAGCCCTTCCGCCGGTCGCGGGAGCCGCGCTCCTCGCCCTCCAGCGCGCCGGAGTCGTCGTCGACGGGCCGGTGATCGAACGGCTGGCCGCCGGCACCTCGCACCTCACGACCTAG
- a CDS encoding TRM11 family SAM-dependent methyltransferase, whose amino-acid sequence MTEYALLVLPAANRVYADATPALTRAELGAVLGDAVGAAAETTFGGVSYVTFTADLAPDAIAKLSNLSSVYALFAREGELLRPVELTPLATYDDDLITIPKYAGKTNEHFTKLLLNVTVAASAFATAERKLHVFDPLCGRGTTLNQALMYGWDATGMDVDGKDFDAYAAFLKTWLRRKRLKHRADITPVRRERKTLGRRLDVTVSATPELHKAGVSQSLTVVNADTLLGRDVFRASAFDLIVADAPYGVQHGSRAAGQSSLSRSPLDLLRKAVPIWVELLRAGGAIGLSWNTHVAPRTDVAELFASSGLTVRDEPPYDGFRHWVDQSIDRDIVVAVKTR is encoded by the coding sequence GTGACCGAGTACGCGCTGCTGGTCCTCCCGGCCGCCAACCGGGTGTACGCCGACGCGACACCAGCACTGACCCGCGCCGAGCTCGGCGCCGTTCTTGGCGACGCCGTCGGAGCGGCGGCCGAGACGACGTTCGGCGGCGTGTCGTACGTGACGTTCACCGCCGACCTCGCGCCCGACGCGATCGCGAAGCTGTCCAACCTTTCGTCGGTGTACGCACTCTTCGCCCGCGAGGGCGAGCTGCTGCGCCCGGTCGAGCTGACGCCGCTCGCGACGTACGACGACGACCTGATCACGATCCCGAAGTACGCGGGCAAGACCAACGAGCACTTCACCAAGCTGCTGCTGAACGTGACCGTCGCGGCCAGCGCGTTCGCCACCGCCGAGCGCAAGCTGCACGTCTTCGACCCGCTGTGCGGGCGCGGCACGACGCTGAACCAGGCCCTGATGTACGGCTGGGACGCGACCGGCATGGACGTCGACGGCAAGGACTTCGACGCGTACGCCGCGTTCCTCAAGACCTGGCTCCGGCGCAAGCGGCTCAAGCACCGCGCGGACATCACCCCAGTGCGGCGCGAACGCAAGACGCTCGGCCGCCGGCTGGACGTGACCGTGTCGGCGACGCCCGAGCTGCACAAGGCGGGCGTCAGCCAGTCGTTGACGGTGGTGAACGCGGACACCCTGCTCGGCCGCGACGTGTTCCGCGCGTCGGCGTTCGACCTGATCGTGGCCGACGCCCCGTATGGAGTGCAGCACGGCAGCCGCGCGGCCGGCCAGTCGTCGCTGTCGCGGTCGCCGTTGGACCTGCTGCGCAAGGCCGTACCGATCTGGGTGGAACTGCTCCGGGCGGGCGGCGCGATCGGCCTGTCCTGGAACACGCACGTCGCGCCGCGCACCGACGTCGCCGAGCTGTTCGCCTCGTCCGGGTTGACCGTTCGCGACGAACCGCCGTACGACGGCTTCCGGCACTGGGTGGATCAGTCGATCGACCGCGACATCGTGGTCGCCGTCAAGACCCGCTGA
- a CDS encoding CPBP family intramembrane glutamic endopeptidase, which yields MVRERANAFAHAHPIWFGVIATLFWVGLILAAIQLPPHPLYGPMYVNAIGFIFGLLVVWLLGWRRADVGLGRQRIDRSLWTIASLFVLTLTFALPGIQGEPYIVFCTAVWCLLIGLNEELWSRGIILYPLSRLGPYVSSLIVALLFSNQHWLNFVFFGASLEDQIAQLISTFTFAFALTALRWRGLTIWPLAILHGLGDFLQLTSPGAAPWWWQLAIAVFELAYGWWLLRTVRRSHTTAPEPRHAA from the coding sequence ATGGTTCGCGAGCGGGCGAACGCGTTCGCGCACGCGCATCCGATCTGGTTCGGCGTCATCGCGACGCTGTTCTGGGTCGGCCTGATCCTGGCGGCGATCCAGCTGCCGCCGCATCCGCTCTACGGGCCGATGTACGTGAACGCGATCGGCTTCATCTTCGGGCTGCTCGTGGTCTGGCTGCTCGGCTGGCGACGCGCCGACGTCGGGCTCGGCCGGCAGCGGATCGACCGATCGCTGTGGACGATCGCGTCGTTGTTCGTGCTCACGCTGACGTTCGCGCTCCCGGGCATCCAGGGTGAGCCGTACATCGTCTTCTGCACGGCGGTCTGGTGCCTGCTCATCGGCCTGAACGAGGAGCTCTGGAGCCGCGGCATCATCCTGTACCCGCTCAGCCGGCTCGGCCCGTACGTCAGCTCGCTCATCGTCGCGCTGCTGTTCTCCAACCAGCATTGGCTGAACTTCGTCTTCTTCGGCGCATCCCTCGAGGACCAAATCGCGCAGCTGATCTCGACGTTCACGTTCGCCTTCGCCCTGACGGCACTGCGCTGGCGCGGGCTGACCATCTGGCCGCTCGCGATCCTGCACGGACTCGGCGACTTCCTCCAGCTGACGTCGCCAGGCGCCGCCCCATGGTGGTGGCAGCTCGCGATCGCGGTCTTCGAGCTCGCGTACGGCTGGTGGCTGCTCCGCACGGTGCGGCGCTCGCACACCACCGCACCCGAACCGAGGCATGCCGCCTGA
- a CDS encoding thioredoxin domain-containing protein has translation MNRLGEATSPYLLQHKDNPVDWWQWGPDAFTEARERDVPILLSVGYSACHWCHVMAHESFEDEQTAAYMNAHFVNIKVDREERPDVDAVYMEATQAMTGSGGWPMTCFLTPKGDPFYCGTYFPPSPRHGLPSFGQLLEAIAEAWKERRDEIVRAGADIVERLSTGVVKGDGPPDEAALDGAVASIGENFDDVHGGFGGAPKFPPSMLLEFLLRHAARTEDEGTLAMVALTCERMARGGLYDQLGGGFARYSVDNRWIVPHFEKMLYDNALLLRVYLHWWRLTKTALAERIVRETADFLLRDLRTPQGGSASALDADSEGVEGKFYVWTPDQLRDALGDDDAEVAMELFLVTEEGTFEHGSSTLQLPADSDRFEEFRARLFEIRAQRIAPGRDDKVVAAWNGLAIAALAEAGALLDEPTYVDAAIEAAQLLRDLHTVDGRLVRTSRDGKPGTSQGVLEDYANVAEGSLALLAVTGDARWLEWAGELLDLVLDRFDDAEHGLYDTADDAEQLVRRPQDPTDNATPSGRSAAAGALLSYAAYTGSARHREAAERALGVTGLLADRAPRAAGWGLAVAEAVLAGPLEIAIVGDPNDPLRKELLDAALNGTSPGAVVVAGEPTEGEAAIPLLAHRGLLDGKAAAYVCRGFVCDRPVSTVADLQALL, from the coding sequence ATGAACCGGCTCGGCGAAGCGACCAGTCCGTACCTGCTCCAGCACAAGGACAACCCCGTCGACTGGTGGCAGTGGGGACCGGACGCGTTCACGGAGGCTCGCGAACGCGACGTGCCGATCCTGCTGAGCGTCGGCTACTCGGCCTGTCACTGGTGCCACGTGATGGCGCACGAGTCGTTCGAGGACGAGCAGACGGCCGCGTACATGAACGCGCACTTCGTCAACATCAAGGTCGACCGCGAGGAGCGGCCGGACGTCGACGCGGTCTACATGGAAGCCACGCAGGCGATGACCGGCAGCGGCGGTTGGCCGATGACCTGTTTCCTCACTCCCAAAGGCGATCCCTTCTACTGCGGCACGTACTTTCCTCCGAGCCCGCGGCACGGGCTCCCTTCGTTCGGCCAGCTCCTCGAGGCGATTGCCGAAGCCTGGAAGGAGAGGCGTGACGAAATCGTACGTGCCGGCGCCGACATCGTGGAGCGACTGTCCACAGGGGTGGTGAAAGGTGACGGCCCACCCGACGAGGCAGCCCTCGACGGCGCGGTCGCCTCGATCGGCGAGAACTTCGACGACGTTCACGGCGGCTTCGGCGGCGCACCGAAGTTCCCGCCGTCGATGCTGCTCGAGTTCCTGCTGAGGCACGCGGCCCGCACCGAGGACGAGGGCACGCTCGCCATGGTCGCGCTCACCTGCGAACGCATGGCCCGCGGCGGCCTTTACGACCAGCTCGGCGGCGGCTTCGCCCGCTACAGCGTCGACAACCGCTGGATCGTGCCGCACTTCGAGAAGATGCTGTACGACAACGCGCTCCTGCTCCGCGTCTATCTGCACTGGTGGCGCCTCACCAAGACCGCTCTCGCCGAACGCATCGTGCGCGAGACCGCCGACTTCCTGCTGCGCGATCTGCGAACCCCACAAGGCGGTTCCGCCTCCGCGCTCGACGCCGACAGCGAGGGCGTCGAGGGCAAGTTCTACGTCTGGACACCCGACCAGCTCCGCGATGCCCTCGGCGACGACGACGCCGAGGTCGCGATGGAGCTCTTCCTCGTCACCGAGGAAGGCACGTTCGAGCACGGCAGCTCGACCCTGCAGCTGCCCGCCGACTCCGACCGGTTCGAGGAGTTTCGCGCACGCCTGTTCGAGATTCGCGCACAACGCATCGCGCCCGGCCGCGACGACAAGGTGGTCGCGGCGTGGAACGGGCTCGCGATCGCCGCACTCGCCGAGGCCGGCGCCCTGCTCGACGAGCCGACGTACGTCGACGCCGCCATCGAGGCCGCGCAGCTCCTCCGCGACCTGCACACGGTCGACGGCCGGCTTGTCCGCACCTCCCGCGACGGCAAGCCCGGCACCAGCCAGGGCGTGCTCGAGGACTACGCGAACGTCGCCGAAGGCAGCCTCGCCCTGCTCGCGGTGACCGGCGACGCGCGCTGGCTGGAGTGGGCGGGCGAGTTGCTCGACCTCGTACTCGACCGGTTCGACGACGCCGAGCACGGCCTGTACGACACCGCCGACGACGCCGAGCAGCTCGTACGACGGCCGCAGGACCCGACCGACAACGCCACGCCGTCCGGTCGTTCCGCCGCGGCCGGCGCGCTCCTGTCGTACGCCGCCTACACCGGCTCGGCCAGGCACCGCGAGGCGGCCGAACGCGCGCTCGGCGTCACCGGCCTGCTCGCCGATCGAGCACCGCGAGCCGCCGGCTGGGGCCTCGCCGTCGCCGAGGCGGTGCTCGCCGGCCCGCTCGAGATCGCGATCGTCGGCGACCCGAACGACCCACTGCGCAAGGAACTTCTCGACGCGGCGCTGAACGGCACCAGCCCCGGCGCGGTGGTCGTCGCCGGCGAGCCGACCGAGGGCGAGGCAGCCATCCCCCTGCTTGCCCACCGCGGCCTCCTCGACGGCAAGGCCGCGGCGTACGTCTGCCGAGGCTTCGTCTGCGACCGCCCCGTCAGCACGGTGGCAGACCTACAGGCCCTGCTCTAG
- a CDS encoding isoprenyl transferase: protein MALSGLLYRLYQRRLIASLSSDRIPRHVAVVIDGNRRWARSVGGNVEYGYDAGADKIPEFLGWCEELGVDVVTIYMLSTDNLTRDEEHLAPLLSVIDRIVGELADSGRWRIHPVGARDLLPEAFAHMLKGAEERTANVDGLLVNVAIGYGGRREVADAVRSLLQEHATRGTTIEELAEVLDVEHIAEHLYTRGQPDPDLVIRTSGEQRLSDFLLWQSAYSEFYFCEAFWPDFRKVDFLRAIRSYGVRNRRYGL, encoded by the coding sequence ATGGCCTTGTCCGGCCTGCTCTACCGGCTCTATCAACGCCGACTGATCGCGTCGCTGTCGAGCGATCGGATTCCTCGACACGTCGCGGTGGTCATCGACGGCAACCGGCGCTGGGCCCGCTCGGTCGGCGGGAACGTCGAGTACGGCTACGACGCCGGCGCGGACAAGATCCCGGAGTTCCTCGGCTGGTGCGAAGAGCTCGGTGTCGACGTCGTCACGATCTACATGCTCTCCACCGACAACCTCACCCGCGACGAGGAACACCTCGCTCCGCTTCTCTCGGTGATCGACCGGATCGTGGGCGAGCTCGCCGACAGCGGGCGCTGGCGGATCCATCCGGTGGGAGCGCGCGACCTGCTGCCGGAGGCGTTCGCGCACATGCTGAAGGGTGCGGAGGAACGCACCGCGAACGTCGACGGCCTGCTGGTCAACGTCGCGATCGGGTACGGAGGCCGCCGCGAGGTCGCCGACGCCGTCCGGTCGCTGCTCCAGGAGCACGCGACGCGGGGGACGACGATCGAGGAGCTCGCGGAGGTGCTCGACGTCGAGCACATCGCCGAGCACCTGTACACGAGGGGCCAGCCCGACCCGGACCTGGTGATCCGAACGTCGGGCGAGCAGCGGCTCTCGGACTTCCTGCTCTGGCAGAGCGCGTACAGCGAGTTCTACTTCTGCGAAGCGTTCTGGCCGGACTTCCGCAAGGTCGACTTCCTGCGGGCGATCCGTTCGTACGGCGTCCGCAACCGGCGCTACGGCCTCTGA
- a CDS encoding alpha/beta hydrolase produces MRTERVTFASDGIELVGDLRVPGDASGPMPGLVFTGPFTGVRDQVAGVYADQLAEAGYVTLAFDHRNFGESGGSPRQHEDAQGKVHDLREAVTYLSKRPEVAASKIGAVGICLGGGYAVRAAAFDRRIAAVASVAGGFNSPAWFRDQMGTRAYQATLAELMREYADEPDKRIPAVALEGVASMPGDEPFAYYGTERGRSSFWRNEVTAFSTYTLLTFNTLGAASFVSPTPLLIVHGRKDDYCSPEGAQAAYEAADEPKRIVWLDTTNHIDLYDQQEYVGRAIGELADHFGRHLAGRGVSGS; encoded by the coding sequence ATGCGGACCGAACGCGTCACCTTCGCCAGCGATGGCATCGAGCTTGTCGGCGACCTCCGGGTCCCGGGCGATGCGAGCGGGCCGATGCCGGGGCTGGTGTTCACCGGCCCGTTCACGGGTGTCCGTGACCAGGTCGCCGGCGTCTACGCCGACCAGCTCGCCGAGGCCGGGTACGTGACGCTCGCGTTCGACCACCGCAACTTCGGCGAGAGCGGCGGCAGTCCCCGCCAGCACGAGGACGCGCAGGGCAAGGTGCACGACCTCCGCGAGGCCGTGACGTACCTGAGTAAACGGCCCGAGGTCGCGGCCAGCAAGATCGGGGCGGTCGGCATCTGCCTCGGCGGCGGGTACGCCGTCCGGGCGGCCGCGTTCGACCGCCGGATCGCCGCCGTGGCGAGCGTGGCGGGCGGGTTCAACAGCCCGGCCTGGTTCCGCGACCAGATGGGCACCCGGGCCTACCAGGCGACACTCGCCGAGTTGATGCGCGAGTACGCCGACGAACCCGACAAGCGCATCCCGGCCGTCGCACTCGAGGGCGTCGCGTCGATGCCGGGCGACGAGCCGTTCGCGTACTACGGCACCGAGCGCGGCCGCAGTTCGTTCTGGCGGAACGAGGTCACCGCGTTCTCCACGTACACGCTGCTGACGTTCAACACCCTCGGCGCCGCGAGCTTCGTCTCGCCCACGCCGCTGCTGATCGTGCACGGGCGCAAGGACGACTACTGCAGCCCCGAGGGCGCGCAGGCAGCGTACGAAGCCGCGGACGAGCCCAAGCGGATCGTCTGGCTCGACACCACCAACCACATCGACCTGTACGACCAGCAGGAGTACGTCGGTCGCGCGATCGGCGAGCTCGCCGACCACTTCGGCCGACACCTGGCCGGCCGCGGTGTCAGCGGGTCTTGA
- a CDS encoding NUDIX hydrolase, producing the protein MTPQEWSVLASEVVYDTWITVVRDRLRKPDGGELDYHYLASAGSSSVLAFTEDEQVVLTRQYRHPLRQTIFDLPAGGLRAGEEPQAAALRELAEETGYVAGEIESLGRFNPMPGTMSHTCHVFVARDLRLGSKNLDEHEVIDVVLMPWPDVVTLVLNGDAVDGSLVYAVLRYLARTTSGR; encoded by the coding sequence GTGACTCCGCAAGAGTGGAGCGTCCTCGCTTCCGAGGTCGTCTACGACACCTGGATCACCGTCGTCCGGGACCGCCTCCGCAAGCCGGATGGTGGCGAGCTGGACTACCACTACCTCGCCTCAGCGGGCTCGTCGTCGGTCCTGGCCTTCACCGAGGACGAGCAGGTGGTGTTGACGCGGCAGTATCGGCATCCGCTTCGGCAGACCATCTTCGACCTGCCCGCCGGCGGGCTTCGCGCAGGTGAGGAACCGCAAGCCGCGGCGCTCCGCGAGCTCGCCGAAGAGACGGGTTACGTCGCCGGCGAGATCGAATCGCTGGGGCGATTCAACCCGATGCCCGGCACGATGTCGCACACGTGCCACGTCTTCGTGGCTCGCGACCTGCGGCTCGGCTCGAAGAACCTCGATGAGCACGAGGTCATCGACGTGGTTCTCATGCCGTGGCCAGACGTCGTGACCCTGGTGCTGAACGGCGACGCGGTGGACGGATCGCTGGTCTACGCAGTGCTCCGCTACCTGGCACGGACGACGAGCGGACGCTAG
- a CDS encoding MBL fold metallo-hydrolase, with amino-acid sequence MRIQKYTHACVRLEKGDQALVIDPGTFSEAEPLDGATAVLITHEHPDHLDPAKLEKYPDLPIYTNEAVAEQLADFGTDRLNVVAEGSRFEIGAFQISVHGALHEVIHPDLPSVPNVGFFVDDSFFHPGDAFTVPDRPVRTLMVPVSAPWLRAADSVDYIRTVRPELALAVHDGLYNDIGLSIVDRLLGQMAEQAGSEYRRLAVGAAVDA; translated from the coding sequence ATGCGGATCCAGAAGTACACCCACGCATGCGTACGCCTAGAGAAGGGCGACCAGGCGCTGGTGATCGATCCGGGAACGTTCTCCGAGGCGGAGCCGCTCGACGGCGCGACGGCGGTGCTGATCACGCACGAGCACCCCGACCACCTCGACCCGGCGAAGCTGGAGAAGTACCCGGACCTGCCGATCTACACCAACGAGGCCGTCGCCGAGCAGCTGGCGGACTTCGGCACGGACCGACTGAACGTCGTCGCCGAGGGTTCGCGGTTCGAGATCGGCGCGTTCCAGATCTCCGTCCACGGCGCGCTGCACGAGGTGATCCACCCCGACCTGCCGTCGGTACCGAACGTCGGCTTCTTCGTCGACGACTCCTTCTTCCACCCCGGCGACGCGTTCACGGTGCCCGACCGCCCGGTGCGGACGCTGATGGTCCCGGTGAGCGCGCCGTGGCTCCGCGCCGCGGACTCGGTCGACTACATCCGTACGGTCCGCCCGGAGCTCGCCCTCGCCGTCCACGACGGGCTCTACAACGACATCGGTCTGTCGATCGTCGACCGGCTGCTCGGGCAGATGGCCGAGCAGGCCGGCTCGGAGTACCGCCGGCTCGCGGTCGGCGCAGCGGTCGACGCGTGA
- a CDS encoding sulfotransferase family protein, which yields MDSPTRIFVAGTGRSGTSQLADVLGGHPLIHRVPIETHFIVDPGGLRDLADALTVRYDNYVADDALRRLHDVLTVRVPGRMDFDRGHTAPQAIGERHYWDAVGRLWSELVVSTFDEPVGAAGSRHASWPAGPFEELSHRVAVARYFKDRPELIAILRRAVDTMFGGSAADAGKPIWCEKTPFNLLCMDFLWELFPEATIVHIKRHPIAVLASHLDQSWAPSTVDGALAWLLPIYDRWLSWKATASLDSQRYVEVKAEDLAADWPSQRKALFANVGLEDVETAATFVPRSLNHRNDQFDGETRARIEQALAEVIPAMGYE from the coding sequence ATGGACAGTCCGACACGGATCTTCGTCGCCGGCACCGGTCGGTCGGGTACGTCGCAGCTTGCTGACGTACTCGGCGGGCACCCGCTGATCCACCGGGTGCCGATCGAGACGCACTTCATCGTGGACCCGGGCGGCTTGCGGGATCTGGCGGACGCGCTCACCGTTCGGTACGACAACTACGTCGCGGACGACGCGCTTCGTCGGCTTCACGACGTGCTCACCGTGCGCGTGCCCGGCCGGATGGACTTCGATCGCGGTCACACCGCGCCGCAGGCGATCGGCGAGCGGCACTACTGGGACGCGGTGGGCCGGCTGTGGTCGGAGCTCGTCGTGTCCACGTTCGACGAGCCCGTGGGGGCGGCGGGGTCTCGCCATGCCTCCTGGCCGGCGGGGCCGTTCGAGGAGCTGAGTCACCGGGTGGCGGTCGCTCGGTACTTCAAGGACCGTCCTGAGCTGATCGCCATCTTGCGTCGCGCGGTCGACACGATGTTCGGCGGCTCGGCTGCGGACGCGGGGAAGCCGATCTGGTGCGAGAAGACGCCGTTCAACCTGCTGTGCATGGACTTCCTGTGGGAGCTGTTTCCCGAGGCGACGATCGTCCACATCAAGCGCCACCCGATCGCGGTGCTCGCGTCGCACCTCGACCAGTCCTGGGCACCCTCGACCGTCGACGGCGCCCTCGCCTGGCTGCTGCCGATCTACGACCGTTGGCTTTCGTGGAAGGCGACGGCCTCGCTCGACTCGCAGCGATACGTGGAGGTCAAGGCCGAGGACCTGGCGGCGGACTGGCCTTCCCAGCGGAAGGCGCTCTTCGCGAACGTGGGGCTGGAGGACGTCGAGACCGCGGCGACCTTCGTGCCGCGCAGCCTCAACCACCGCAACGACCAGTTCGATGGGGAGACCCGCGCCCGGATCGAGCAGGCACTAGCGGAAGTCATCCCCGCCATGGGCTACGAGTAG
- a CDS encoding PhoH family protein gives MATSTRNPVRRKSRTPSGRRTYVLDTSVLLADPHAITRFDEHEVVIPLVVVTELEGKRHHPELGYFARSALRLLDELRVSAGRLDEPIPIGAAGGTIRVELNHTDAEVLPAGFRLGDNDTRILAVARNLAAEGRDVVLVSKDLPLRVKASAVGLSADEYRAEIPVETGWTGMVELDVSPDELDELYSSGSLVHGAAAELPCHTGLVLLSSRGSGLGRVTADKTIRLVRGDREAFGLHGRSAEQRVALDLLLDPDIGIVSLGGRAGTGKSALALCAGLEAVMERRQHRKVVIFRPLYAVGGQELGYLPGSETEKMQPWAQAVFDTLGAVTSSEVIDEVMDRGMLEVLPLTHIRGRSLHDSYVIVDEAQSLERNVLLTVLSRIGSGSRVVLTHDVGQRDNLRVGRHDGVVAVVEKLKGHPLFAHVTLTRSERSPIAALVTEMLEDITL, from the coding sequence ATGGCTACCTCGACGCGGAACCCCGTACGTCGTAAGTCGCGGACCCCCTCGGGTCGCAGAACCTATGTGTTGGATACCAGCGTGTTATTGGCGGACCCCCACGCCATCACCCGTTTCGACGAGCACGAGGTCGTGATCCCGCTCGTCGTCGTGACCGAGCTGGAAGGCAAGCGGCACCACCCGGAGCTGGGCTACTTCGCCCGTTCCGCCCTGCGCTTGTTGGATGAACTGCGGGTGTCCGCCGGGCGCCTCGACGAGCCGATCCCGATCGGTGCCGCTGGTGGAACGATCCGGGTGGAGCTCAACCACACCGATGCCGAAGTGCTGCCGGCCGGCTTCCGGCTCGGCGACAACGACACCCGCATCCTCGCGGTCGCACGGAACCTCGCGGCCGAGGGGCGCGACGTGGTGTTGGTGTCGAAGGACCTGCCGCTCCGGGTGAAGGCCTCCGCGGTCGGCCTGTCGGCTGACGAGTACCGCGCGGAGATCCCGGTCGAGACCGGCTGGACCGGGATGGTCGAGCTCGACGTGTCGCCGGACGAGCTGGACGAGCTGTACTCCTCGGGCTCGCTCGTCCACGGCGCCGCGGCCGAACTGCCCTGCCACACGGGGCTGGTGTTGCTGTCGTCGCGGGGATCCGGGCTCGGGCGCGTGACTGCGGACAAGACGATCCGCCTGGTACGTGGAGATCGCGAGGCGTTCGGCCTGCATGGCCGTTCGGCCGAGCAACGGGTGGCGCTCGACCTGCTGCTGGACCCCGACATCGGCATCGTGTCGCTGGGCGGGCGCGCAGGTACGGGCAAGTCGGCGTTGGCCCTGTGCGCGGGGCTCGAGGCCGTGATGGAACGTCGGCAGCACCGCAAGGTCGTGATCTTCCGGCCGTTGTACGCGGTGGGCGGGCAGGAGCTCGGGTACCTGCCGGGGTCGGAGACGGAGAAGATGCAGCCGTGGGCCCAGGCTGTCTTCGACACGCTGGGTGCGGTCACGTCGTCGGAGGTGATCGACGAGGTGATGGACCGCGGCATGCTCGAAGTGTTGCCGTTGACGCACATTCGCGGGCGGTCGCTGCACGACTCGTACGTCATCGTGGACGAGGCACAGTCGTTGGAGCGCAACGTGCTCTTGACGGTGCTGTCGCGGATCGGCTCGGGGTCGCGGGTGGTGCTGACGCACGACGTGGGACAGCGCGACAACCTGCGCGTCGGCCGGCATGACGGCGTAGTGGCCGTGGTGGAGAAGCTGAAGGGCCACCCGCTGTTCGCCCATGTGACGTTGACTCGGAGCGAACGTTCTCCGATCGCGGCGCTGGTGACGGAGATGCTGGAGGACATCACCCTCTAG